One genomic window of Solanum stenotomum isolate F172 chromosome 9, ASM1918654v1, whole genome shotgun sequence includes the following:
- the LOC125875582 gene encoding uncharacterized protein LOC125875582: MTRGRGINRCWGGRGGITNKGGGGCKLPPGTSQKDVSESSIPTSQQVGLNQCIVSSHESSSQQIVDTSQEANAQQITTPENVGGQQEAHTSLDVGRQETPFSQNVGAQQETPTQDVSPEQTPASFESSNPQVRQDTFGGMKSLRVNGDTFFPHEAVRDVVLAFKKSFSGPWHCWSKVPEHVRDKWFNDFEKNYSFSGEDKVLIRKTFNRVGSERLSDSLGKAKRTFSRTKKTPKWIAQVH, from the exons ATGACAAGAGGAAGAGGCATTAATCGTTGTTGGGGAGGCCGTGGGGGCATAACTAACAAAGGAGGAGGAGGCTGCAAGCTGCCACCAGGCACTTCTCAAAAGGATGTTAGTGAATCATCAATTCCTACATCTCAGCAGGTTGGTTTAAACCAGTGTATTGTCTCATCACATGAAAGTAGTTCTCAACAGATTGTAGATACATCTCAAGAAGCCAATGCTCAACAAATAACTACTCCTGAAAATGTTGGTGGTCAACAAGAAGCTCACACTTCTCTGGATGTTGGACGACAAGAAACACCTTTTTCTCAGAATGTTGGTGCTCAACAAGAAACTCCAACTCAAGATGTTTCTCCTGAACAAACACCTGCATCATTTGAAAGTAGTAATCCACAGGTCAGACAAGATACATTTGGTGGCATGAAATCCTTGAGAGTAAATGGAGATAC attCTTCCCACATGAGGCTGTTCGAGATGTGGTGTTAGCCTTTAAAAAAAGCTTCTCCGGACCATGGCATTGTTGGAGCAAAGTTCCAGAGCATGTACGAGACAAATGGTTTAATGATTTTGAG AAGAATTATTCTTTTTCTGGTGAAGATAAAGTACTTATTCGAAAAACTTTTAATCGGGTGGGTAGTGAAAGATTGAGTGACAGTTTGGGAAAAGCAAAGAGAACATTTTCAAGAACAAAGAAAACACCAAAGTGGATTGCTCAAGTTCACTAG